One window of Athalia rosae chromosome 2, iyAthRosa1.1, whole genome shotgun sequence genomic DNA carries:
- the LOC105688406 gene encoding microtubule-associated protein futsch isoform X2 encodes MWWASRWLLLAVTLMATTRALPVPEEEVDTSTKLLGSSVVTSVSVVMGHEDGNDKNAVADSSEQKKGTDSLPASPVDMMKPESFQFYTVDDKGQLITRQMTDSEIQSIIAAGGGAFPAESQDSEKSDNLTGEMKVADVVQNVQNVLKEELSKPAAAMGTVPTIPGHVNSEWSSILPSILGAGDADSAPVTSAQSDDSLPAVFESEQKKKPSSVVPQIVPETQTNPLEPSKPEIASQPETILLISGSEISKESVKPNDGNAENEQKPEVVVKPAEVETVVLEKLKPLEVEPSNKTEVESETPIMIEVPVITADSVHEGIKETAMTEDKPVYQILNTISADELKNQNSAVPEKPKPASESETKESVAVAEVEEKKNPEQPEVTMTDDRVSVPSETVEKLVETSSVSSVEDAEKSKLDADKKEEENPPAPSISLEAPVAPEKPAKEEEPAVVSEESAVEIKLKEPSVESTDDASVSNPEELQTPTPSKNIIEDGADNDTPTSQSTGATVEEIASTMPSENNEEFKTEVKPEEVPMKIGMETELEDSKEKIVETVVSSDDKKPDAETVSVAEPALQIISEATPDESSATIAPEESVSASQKIETETAAAGAEEMNKPSVAVDSTGPKISEDASNTQPELPEKKPSVSDPEIKPTEATIGDKNEAAVVPGKKPEPILTELADSVSSMISQVSDTLPAMVPIPQKSEVNEQPAKRVEEGTKTEEEADVETAIKTEVMNPAVPEVTKTQETEAPAENESEKKIVMLENTKPASSDSSPESEETKAEKPSDESEMKLDSLKTETPDAVNKLEESKTEIPSQSDDNVNKNKPEVVAVEVEDTLEKQEVVPDAEPPKQVMPSEEQADKIKSDVEAPIVRIDITEAKPTDLTTEINKPEIATDEAGSTESSVVRIQLTNPVATINQMMDAAPAQVPPVSVEEISFPENKITSSSAENVGSSLIAGEKPSEIKNETDAAPVEQQIDDAAVEMSSVEKVEKVPEIDAPTETAEPGTSSPIAEYAETKITNVTSAVDDGKPLIRIDIPIPSVNIEHPKATPTKNEELAVTEKIAEPVVPITEPVKTEESSSNAAPAAEMQTTEINSIPTEKSDIIEDSSVKPSMAEGEKSEEMPEVILTTENLISADPSDSAVSAQKDSELPQVIPTEISAEQLPDKLITDVQNAEAAGPPPSQIVTQTPETTLKETEKLPETSDKSPDKMEDSESAAISQSTKNDENISSSSEEKPAEEESSLSGEPKPVEESKDENSAPATEEMPSPKPSAPVVRIDVTPEKNDPEILAAVMPVTDNSEKESSVAADNDNYAEVPMPEILPPKIEDFVLKKPENSGTGMMAVENAEETQPTSESPEKNDSTTPKADAGNSPVIPATESSTAKVEDNIASDMQKVDVQDIEKPMIKIDTPLKTQEIRIQVNDTAVLVTKQPVSQQNDIPKIDEPAKELLAPIPNSLINKPVEISGSTPESKPTDPKPASNVVSESSPKPMMPPDQEFIKNTNDIASKPSVAAKVDPEKKKPAADPYIKLGEEDKKEKPVDSPNASKAPVNPSVVSEDKWTLIPQNSPASVLKQQHADQNKNDDDSQSGSSVTLESHQSAVSLQESTRNLDKDIASFAKLCNDLAFSFWIATNHGLSTARSLALSPFGMTSMLAMVFLGARGPTSGQMNDILGLDDVVTFNPHLVFQNITDSVNLARGQGIANAAFVRELFSDRVKAGRILPFYKERAQQFYDGHVEEVNFATISDLVRRRTNLLIRRQTGGRIRDFVKGNVMPLRSPLAALSANVFQTDCTGASSDGRDGEMYFAVLPAVRQRKLVPVPAAVWRSGVLAGYEPGLDATVISLGGVGDLVSTIFVLPGQQGLAAPGDSLDHLERRLLEGAFENQAWERLLKVLIPRVGLEVQVPKFSHRSVINATAALKRMGLDELFSRDADLKGVNGVGNDLFLADMLQINLFSTCGDETITGGRHHVEIYPATPLRGARGDANKLQEVQEEQIEEGKVEETSSNLADDDHPIARRSVTVADYINSSQAAEEEQHSQAEERSIRSPVLPKGSNVMGNKAKQTERPRLKIDGPCLFFVRHNPTGMILNMGRFNPRLMP; translated from the exons ATGTGGTGGGCTTCGCGATGGCTGCTTTTAGCGGTCACATTGATGGCTACCACCCGAGCACTTCCGGTTCCAGAGGAGGAGGTGGACACGTCGACAAAGCTGCTGGGTTCCAG CGTCGTGACCTCTGTTTCTGTGGTGATGGGTCACGAGGATGGTAACGATAAAAACGCGGTCGCCGATTCATCGGAGCAGAAGAAAGGAACCGATTCACTTCCGGCCTCGCCGGTGGATATGATGAAGCCGGAAAGCTTCCAGTTTTACACGGTGGACGACAAGGGGCAGCTAATCACGCGGCAGATGACCGATTCCGAGATTCAAAGCATTATCGCCGCGGGGGGAGGAGCGTTCCCGGCGGAATCCCAGGACTCTGAAAAGAGTGACAACCTCACAGGGGAAATGAAG GTGGCCGACGTTGTTCAAAATGTACAAAATGTCCTGAAGGAAGAGCTTAGCAAACCAGCTGCAGCCATGGGAACCGTCCCGACTATTCCTGGACACGTTAACTCGGAGTGGAGCAGCATACTACCTTCGATTTTGGGAGCAGGAGACGCAGATTCTGCCCCGGTAACTTCCGCACAGTCCGATGACTCACTTCCGGCAGTTTTTGAATcggaacagaagaaaaaaccgagcTCGGTTGTTCCTCAAATCGTTCCTGAAACACAGACGAACCCTCTTGAACCCTCTAAGCCTGAAATCGCGAGTCAGCCAGAAACGATTCTGTTGATATCCGGATCGGAAATCTCAAAAGAAAGCGTGAAACCGAATGATGGGAATGCAGAAAATGAACAGAAACCGGAAGTCGTTGTTAAACCTGCGGAAGTCGAGACTGTggtattggaaaaattgaaaccgcTCGAAGTAGAACCAAGCAATAAAACTGAAGTTGAATCTGAAACACCGATTATGATTGAGGTGCCCGTCATTACTGCCGACAGTGTCCACGAAGGGATTAAAGAGACCGCGATGACCGAAGATAAGCCAGTCTACCAAATACTGAATACTATATCCGCTGACGAACTGAAGAACCAGAATAGCGCGGTTCCCGAAAAACCAAAGCCCGCCAGTGAGTCTGAAACCAAAGAATCCGTCGCTGTTGCGgaagttgaggaaaaaaagaatcccgaACAACCAGAGGTCACGATGACTGACGATCGGGTGTCCGTACCATCGGAGACGGTTGAAAAACTGGTAGAAACGAGCAGTGTTTCGAGTGTGGAAGAcgcagaaaaatcgaaacttgacgccgataaaaaggaagaagagaatCCCCCTGCTCCTTCGATTTCTCTAGAAGCTCCCGTCGCCCCAGAAAAACCTGCGAAAGAGGAAGAGCCCGCGGTGGTTAGTGAGGAATCAGCAGTGGAAATAAAACTCAAAGAACCCTCGGTAGAATCCACGGACGATGCTTCGGTGAGCAACCCTGAAGAGCTGCAAACCCCGACTCCCTCAAAGAATATTATCGAAGATGGAGCCGATAACGACACTCCCACCTCTCAGTCCACAGGAGCCACTGTTGAGGAAATTGCGAGCACGATGCCTTCCGAGAATAACGAAGAGTTCAAGACCGAAGTGAAACCCGAAGAGGTGCCGATGAAAATCGGAATGGAAACGGAGCTCGAGGattccaaagaaaaaattgtagagacTGTAGTGAGCTCTGATGATAAAAAACCTGACGCCGAGACCGTGTCGGTCGCGGAACCAGCTTTGCAAATTATTTCTGAAGCTACTCCCGATGAGAGTAGCGCAACGATTGCACCTGAAGAATCTGTTTCTGCTTCtcagaaaattgaaactgaaactgcagcagcaggagcTGAAGAGATGAACAAGCCTTCGGTGGCAGTCGATTCCACAGGACCGAAGATCAGCGAAGATGCCTCAAATACGCAACCGGAATTACCTGAGAAAAAACCGAGTGTTTCCGACCCTGAAATTAAACCAACAGAGGCGACTATtggcgataaaaatgaagctGCGGTCGTTCCGGGAAAAAAACCTGAGCCCATCTTGACCGAATTAGCGGATTCAGTTTCTAGCATGATTTCTCAAGTATCTGACACACTGCCTGCCATGGTTCCTATACCTCAGAAGAGTGAGGTAAACGAACAGCCGGCAAAAAGAGTTGAGGAGGGAACGAAGACCGAGGAAGAAGCTGATGTGGAAACCGCGATCAAAACAGAAGTTATGAACCCTGCCGTACCCGAGGTGACGAAAACTCAAGAGACGGAGGCGCCAGCTGAAAATGaatctgaaaagaaaattgtgatGCTGGAAAATACTAAGCCAGCATCAAGTGACTCAAGTCCCGAATCCGAGGAGACGAAAGCTGAAAAGCCGTCTGATGAATCTGAAATGAAACTGGATTCCCTGAAGACCGAAACTCCAGACGCCGTAAATAAGTTGGAAGAGTCGAAAACTGAAATTCCGTCCCAATCAGACGACAACGTGAACAAAAACAAGCCCGAAGTAGTTGCGGTGGAAGTCGAAGATACCCTGGAAAAACAAGAAGTAGTTCCCGATGCTGAGCCGCCCAAGCAGGTGATGCCGAGCGAAGAACAAGCTGATAAAATCAAATCCGACGTCGAAGCACCTATAGTGAGAATCGACATAACTGAGGCGAAACCCACAGACTTAACCACGGAGATAAATAAACCTGAAATCGCCACGGACGAGGCCGGATCGACGGAATCATCGGTTGTCAGAATTCAGTTGACTAATCCTGTCGCGACGATTAACCAAATGATGGACGCGGCTCCTGCTCAAGTCCCACCGGTCTCTGTGGAGGAAATTTCCTTCccagaaaacaaaataacgtCTTCTTCAGCTGAAAACGTTGGCAGCAGCCTCATAGCTGGAGAAAAACCAagcgaaattaaaaatgaaactgaCGCTGCTCCCGTCGAACAGCAGATAGATGACGCCGCAGTTGAGATGTCTTCGGTGGAGAAAGTGGAGAAGGTCCCAGAAATCGATGC ACCAACGGAAACCGCAGAGCCCGGTACTTCTTCACCGATCGCAGAGTACGCCGAAACTAAAATTACAAACGTCACTTCTGCCGTCGACGATGGAAAACCTTTGATCAGAATCGATATCCCGATTCCCAGCGTCAATATCGAACACCCGAAGGCAACGccgacgaaaaatgaagagctCGCCGTAACTGAAAAGATCGCTGAACCTGTTGTACCCATTACAGAACCCGTCAAGACTGAGGAATCATCTTCCAACGCCGCACCCGCTGCCGAAATGCAGACTACAGAAATCAATTCGATCCCTACCGAAAAATCTGACATTATTGAAGATAGTAGCGTAAAACCTTCGATGGCTGAAGGGGAAAAGAGCGAAGAAATGCCTGAGGTAATCTTAACTACAGAAAATCTTATCTCTGCCGATCCATCCGATTCAGCCGTTTCAGCTCAGAAAGATTCTGAATTGCCTCAAGTTATTCCGACTGAAATAAGTGCCGAGCAATTGCCCGACAAATTGATAACTGACGTTCAAAACGCCGAGGCTGCCGGTCCACCTCCTTCGCAGATCGTAACTCAGACTCCAGAAACAACTCTGAAGGAGACTGAAAAGTTGCCGGAAACCAGCGATAAATCACCCGATAAAATGGAAGACAGCGAATCCGCTGCGATATCCCAATCGACGAAGAACGACGAGAACATATCTTCGTCGAGCGAAGAGAAACCGGCCGAGGAAGAGTCGTCGCTCTCAGGCGAGCCAAAGCCTGTCGAGGAAAGTAAGGATGAAAATTCCGCTCCCGCGACAGAAGAGATGCCTTCTCCCAAGCCCTCGGCTCCTGTCGTGAGGATCGACGTTACCCCTGAAAAGAATGACCCTGAAATTCTAGCAGCCGTTATGCCTGTAACCGATAATTCTGAGAAGGAGAGTTCAGTTGCTGCTGATAACGACAATTATGCGGAGGTTCCGATGCCGGAGATCCTGCCACCAAAAATAGAGGatttcgttttgaaaaaaccaGAGAATTCAGGAACAGGTATGATGGCCGTCGAAAACGCGGAGGAAACGCAACCGACTTCGGAATCACCAGAGAAAAACGATTCTACGACCCCCAAGGCTGACGCAGGTAATTCACCTGTTATTCCGGCAACGGAATCATCAACGGCAAAAGTTGAGGATAATATAGCTTCTGATATGCAAAAAGTCGATGTTCAGGATATTGAAAAACctatgataaaaattgacacGCCTTTGAAAACCCAGGAGATTCGAATACAGGTGAATGACACAGCTGTACTCGTAACGAAGCAGCCTGTGTCGCAGCAGAACGATATTCCTAAAATCGACGAACCGGCTAAAGAACTTCTGGCCCCTATTCCGAACTCTCTGATAAACAAACCCGTGGAAATTTCCGGTTCAACACCCGAATCTAAGCCAACTGATCCAAAGCCCGCGTCAAACGTTGTTTCGGAATCGAGCCCCAAGCCCATGATGCCACCGGATCAAGAATTCATCAAAAATACGAATGATATCGCGAGCAAACCTTCTGTGGCGGCGAAGGTGGATCCGGAAAAGAAGAAGCCCGCCGCAGATCCGTACATAAAACTCGGAGAAGaggataaaaaggaaaaacccGTTGATTCCCCCAACGCATCGAAAGCCCCGGTGAACCCCAGTGTGGTTTCCGAAGACAAATGGACTTTGATTCCCCAAAATTCGCCGGCTTCGGTTTTAAAACAGCAGCATGCTGACCAGaataaaaacgacgacgattctCAAAGCGGCTCGTCCGTGACCCTCGAGTCTCACCAGAGCGCCGTCAGCCTCCAAGAGAGTACTCGAAATCTCGACAAGGACATCGCGAGCTTCGCAAAACTTTGCAACGATCTGGCGTTCAGTTTTTGGATAGCAACGAATCACGGTCTGAGTACCGCTAGATCACTGGCGCTTTCTCCGTTCGGCATGACCAGCATGCTGGCGATGGTATTCCTCGGAGCTCGAGGGCCGACTTCCGGTCAGATGAACGACATCCTTGGTCTCGACGACGTCGTGACGTTCAATCCTCATTTGGTATTCCAAAACATAACCGACAGCGTGAACTTGGCGAGAGGTCAAGGTATCGCTAACGCAGCTTTCGTGAGAGAGCTATTCTCCGACCGAGTCAAGGCCGGTAGGATTTTgccattttacaaagaaagaGCGCAACAATTTTACGACGGGCACGTCGAGGAGGTGAACTTTGCTACGATAAGCGATCTTGTAAGACGTAGGACGAACTTGCTGATCAGACGTCAGACGGGTGGTCGTATCCGTGACTTTGTCAAGGGAAATGTTATGCCACTCCGATCCCCTCTGGCCGCACTCTCTGCGAACGTATTCCAGACGGACTGCACCGGTGCGAGTTCCGACGGTAGAGACGGGGAAATGTATTTTGCCGTACTCCCAGCAGTCAGACAAAGAAAACTGGTACCAGTCCCCGCTGCCGTTTGGCGATCCGGAGTCCTGGCGGGTTACGAGCCAGGATTGGATGCAACGGTCATCTCCCTAGGGGGTGTAGGTGACCTCGTGTCTACCATCTTCGTCCTTCCAGGTCAGCAAGGTCTGGCAGCACCCGGAGACAGTCTGGATCACTTGGAGAGGAGACTTCTGGAGGGTGCTTTCGAAAACCAAGCCTGGGAGCGACTCCTGAAAGTTTTGATTCCGAGGGTGGGACTTGAAGTACAGGTACCAAAGTTCAGTCACAGATCGGTAATAAATGCTACGGCTGCACTCAAGCGGATGGGACTGGACGAGCTGTTTTCGAGAGACGCAGATCTCAAGGGCGTAAACGGAGTTGGTAACGATCTCTTCCTCGCCGACATGCTTCAG ATAAATTTATTCAGCACATGCGGTGACGAAACGATAACCGGCGGTCGTCATCACGTCGAGATATACCCCGCGACTCCTCTTCGCGGTGCCCGTGGCGACGCAAACAAACTCCAAGAAGTTCAAGAGGAACAAATCGAAGAAGGAAAAGTCGAAGAAACTTCCTCCAATCTCGCAGATGATGATCATCCGATAGCCAGGAGAAGCGTCACCGTCGCCGATTACATAAACAGTTCCCAAGCTGCCGAAGAAGAGCAACATTCGCAAGCTGAGGAACGATCAATACGTTCTCCAGTCCTTCCGAAGGGTTCGAATGTCATGGGAAACAAAGCAAAACAAACCGAGCGACCGCGACTAAAAATAGACGGaccttgtttattttttgtaagACACAATCCAACTGGGATGATTTTAAACATGGGGCGTTTTAATCCTCGTTTAATGCCGTAG